The Oncorhynchus nerka isolate Pitt River linkage group LG12, Oner_Uvic_2.0, whole genome shotgun sequence genome includes a region encoding these proteins:
- the id2a gene encoding DNA-binding protein inhibitor ID-2a: MKAISPVRSFRKNSANVSEHSLGISRSKTPVDDPLSLLYNMNDCYSKLKELVPSIPQNKNVSKMEILQHVIDYILDLQIALDSNVAITSLHHPRPGQATSRTPLTTLNTDISILSLQSPEFPSELITDDSRNLHR; this comes from the exons ATGAAAGCAATAAGCCCAGTAAGATCTTTCCGGAAAAACAGTGCGAATGTGTCTGAACACAGTCTGGGAATCTCTCGGAGCAAGACTCCGGTGGATGATCCATTAAGCCTGCTTTACAACATGAACGACTGCTACTCCAAGCTGAAGGAGCTGGTGCCCAGCATCCCTCAAAACAAAAACGTGAGTAAGATGGAAATCCTGCAGCATGTCATCGACTATATTCTGGACCTGCAGATCGCGCTTGACTCCAATGTCGCAATAACGAGCCTCCATCACCCGCGACCGGGGCAAGCGACATCCAGGACTCCCCTGACAACTCTCAATACAGATATCAGCATCTTGTCGTTACAG TCTCCGGAGTTCCCATCAGAGCTGATAACAGATGACAGCAGGAATCTTCATCGTTAA